Proteins from a genomic interval of Thermoanaerobacterium thermosaccharolyticum DSM 571:
- the ytfJ gene encoding GerW family sporulation protein: protein MSDHPIEGLMKTTMESLKDMIDVNTIVGDAVEAPDGTVIIPISRVTFGFAAGGGEFQMTQNKDKEQNQQDNQESKMPFGGGSGAGVSLQPVAFMVVGQGQIRLLPVNQNAMVERIIDLAPKLMEELQNVFNKNKTYKKSTPITVTNNVD, encoded by the coding sequence ATGAGTGATCATCCAATTGAAGGGTTAATGAAAACAACGATGGAAAGTCTGAAAGACATGATAGATGTTAACACTATAGTAGGCGATGCAGTTGAAGCACCAGATGGAACTGTTATTATTCCTATTTCAAGAGTGACTTTCGGCTTTGCGGCTGGTGGTGGAGAATTTCAAATGACACAAAATAAAGATAAAGAACAAAATCAGCAGGATAATCAGGAGTCAAAAATGCCATTTGGTGGTGGTAGTGGTGCAGGCGTTTCATTGCAACCCGTCGCTTTTATGGTTGTCGGACAAGGTCAGATAAGGCTTTTACCTGTCAATCAAAATGCGATGGTTGAAAGAATTATTGATTTAGCACCTAAATTAATGGAAGAGCTACAAAATGTTTTTAATAAAAACAAAACGTATAAAAAATCAACACCGATAACAGTAACAAATAATGTAGATTAA
- a CDS encoding D-alanyl-D-alanine carboxypeptidase family protein yields the protein MKKTLLFLLIFTFLMTPINVNAENIEPPQIAAKAAIVMDQKSGRILYEKNINEKLPMASTTKIMTLLLALEYGNLNDIVTVSKRAASVGGSSIWLAPGEKLSLIDLLYGLMLNSGNDAATAIAEHIGGSVEKFAEMMNKKAKDIGAYSTNFVTPSGLDIGINNHYTTAYDLALITRYAFNNYSKFAEIVSTKEKTIPWSGRDYDRYLRNKNKMLWQYEGGDGVKTGFTNKAGRCLVASATRDGHRLISVVLNSGPMWEDSQKILDYSFEKYKPLKIVSKCQVLKTISVINGKEKYLPLQYNDDFTLPVSKEEILNIKVEYNIPKSIKAPIGIGEKVGIAKVLLNDKQIVTIDVVAGKTIDERDYNYNLKTIIKNWVNIFQAENS from the coding sequence ATGAAAAAGACACTTTTATTTTTACTAATTTTTACTTTCCTTATGACCCCGATAAACGTAAACGCTGAAAATATAGAACCGCCACAAATTGCAGCGAAGGCTGCGATTGTTATGGATCAGAAATCTGGTAGAATTTTGTACGAAAAAAACATAAACGAAAAACTGCCCATGGCTAGTACAACTAAAATTATGACTTTACTATTAGCGTTAGAATATGGAAATTTAAATGATATTGTAACTGTAAGTAAAAGAGCAGCTAGTGTAGGAGGTTCTTCAATTTGGCTTGCTCCAGGTGAAAAACTTTCGCTTATAGATTTATTGTATGGTTTAATGCTCAATTCTGGAAATGATGCTGCAACAGCTATTGCTGAACATATTGGCGGTAGTGTGGAGAAATTTGCGGAGATGATGAATAAAAAGGCAAAAGATATTGGTGCATATAGTACAAATTTTGTTACGCCATCCGGTCTTGATATCGGAATCAACAACCATTATACAACCGCTTATGATTTAGCATTAATTACAAGGTACGCTTTTAACAATTACAGCAAATTTGCGGAGATTGTTTCGACTAAAGAAAAGACGATACCTTGGAGTGGACGGGATTACGATAGATATTTGAGAAATAAAAATAAAATGCTTTGGCAATATGAAGGCGGGGATGGTGTAAAAACAGGATTTACTAATAAGGCCGGCAGATGTCTCGTCGCCTCAGCAACCAGAGATGGTCACAGGCTTATATCTGTAGTTCTAAATAGTGGTCCTATGTGGGAAGATTCACAAAAAATTTTAGATTATTCTTTTGAAAAGTACAAGCCATTAAAAATTGTTTCAAAATGTCAGGTATTAAAAACAATAAGTGTTATCAATGGCAAAGAGAAATATTTGCCGCTTCAGTACAATGATGATTTTACGTTGCCCGTATCAAAAGAAGAAATTTTAAACATAAAAGTTGAATACAATATCCCTAAATCAATAAAGGCACCTATAGGTATAGGTGAAAAAGTTGGAATAGCCAAAGTATTATTAAATGATAAACAAATCGTTACGATAGATGTAGTTGCAGGAAAAACGATTGACGAAAGGGATTATAACTACAATCTAAAAACAATAATTAAAAACTGGGTAAATATCTTTCAAGCTGAAAACTCTTAG
- a CDS encoding sulfide/dihydroorotate dehydrogenase-like FAD/NAD-binding protein, giving the protein MASPRLECIDIGSDYCPCYLAELNECIVCSQLQGKKFCDCNWKGVCVFQEFVWAKRKAKAKRDTMVSNIIDKQKINENLFILTLSVPNKMARDLNEPGSYVFLRNEFSPSFFDTPMSIMYADEINGFVKVAIQINGPKTSFIDLSEKRICIRGPYWNGLFGHKYIKGLKNSKCLVVLRGIAQAPGVIVINKLYRNNNKITVIIDKGKTGQFFISQYLDQLNLNIITTDILSAEGQEILKNAIADNDLKLIYSGGSDEQHLNIFNYMDLYNNEAYLAASNNNTICCGEGICGSCEVQIDGQKVRSCKVQLDVEKAIERRILYG; this is encoded by the coding sequence ATGGCAAGTCCAAGGCTTGAATGTATTGACATTGGCAGTGATTATTGTCCTTGCTACTTGGCAGAATTAAATGAATGCATAGTGTGTTCTCAATTGCAAGGCAAAAAATTTTGTGACTGCAATTGGAAGGGTGTATGCGTATTTCAAGAGTTTGTTTGGGCAAAAAGAAAGGCTAAAGCAAAGAGAGATACAATGGTTTCAAATATAATAGACAAGCAAAAGATAAATGAAAATTTATTTATATTAACGTTATCTGTGCCTAATAAAATGGCCAGGGATTTGAACGAGCCAGGCTCATATGTTTTTTTAAGGAATGAGTTTAGTCCATCATTTTTTGATACTCCGATGTCTATAATGTATGCGGATGAAATTAATGGTTTTGTGAAAGTAGCAATCCAAATTAATGGTCCCAAAACAAGTTTTATTGATTTAAGTGAAAAAAGGATATGTATTAGGGGACCTTATTGGAATGGATTATTTGGACATAAGTATATAAAAGGTCTTAAAAATTCAAAGTGCTTAGTAGTATTGAGAGGAATTGCACAGGCACCAGGAGTTATTGTTATTAATAAATTGTACAGAAATAACAATAAAATCACAGTAATAATCGATAAGGGTAAAACAGGACAATTTTTTATTAGCCAATACCTGGATCAGCTTAATTTAAATATAATAACAACAGATATTTTAAGTGCTGAAGGACAGGAAATTTTGAAGAATGCTATTGCAGATAATGATCTAAAGTTGATATACAGTGGAGGCTCTGATGAGCAGCACCTTAATATATTTAATTATATGGATTTATACAACAATGAGGCTTATCTTGCAGCATCAAATAACAATACAATATGCTGTGGAGAAGGAATCTGTGGCAGTTGCGAAGTTCAAATAGATGGACAAAAAGTAAGATCTTGCAAAGTACAACTTGATGTAGAAAAGGCAATTGAAAGGAGAATTTTGTATGGTTAA